The sequence below is a genomic window from Bacillus sp. S3.
CGCGGATATTAAAACTACGATGATCTATTTGAAGAGAAAAATGGCTAGAAAGAACAATGCTGCACATGCTTGGAAGGGTTCAGATATTCTTAATAGGATATAATTTGAGGAGAGTATATTAGAAAATATAAAAAATAATAAGGTAAATATCTGTTGTCCCTCTTATTTATGGGGACTTTTTTTTTTGGAATTAATTAAGCTATGTAAATTCAATTCAATATCCCCAATAATATGAAAACTACCCTTTCACGTTAGTAAAAAAGCGACTGTTCTTAAGGAACAAATCGCCACCATTAATTAATAGTTTATTGTACATTTTATTCTTCGTATTGTGCAGTATTATATACTTGTTTTTTTGACATATTTTGTCGAAACTATTTTTAATATCATAAATTTATCCTATAATTGTTTTTGTGTGTTTTTTAAAGAATTCTTACTAGGAGAATTTAGCTATTATGAATGCAGTTTTGTTTGAATTATTACTATTAGAACAAATAAATTTAATGAAAAAGAAAATGGTTGAACTATCTTTTAGCACAGGTATTAGTAGTTATGAAACACTAACATGTAGCCAAGAATTAGATAACTTACTAAACCTACATATGAGACATTTTTCTAATAAAAATAAATTAAGCAATGCTTATTGAAGTATAAGAATCTAGTCAGGAGTTTCCTGGCTTTTTTCACTGTAATATGTTTTTTTTTCGCAATTTTTTCTTTTAGTAGTAAAATATCCCCATCTTATTATCGAGGTGTACTATGAACATTTTTAAAGGTGTTGAGCTCAACTCAATGCAATTTATTGGACCGCTTATTGGATTAGCCGCAACAATGTTTGCAACGGCCTTCTTATTCCGATTGTTATTTGGCTGGCTCCCAAAGAAGCTTTTCAATTTACTTCTTGGTCCCGCAGCATTAATCGGTGCTTATATTTGGGCTGTGCCTATGAATTTAGGTTTTTATGAATTGTTCAAATAAGAAGATGGGCATCTAAATGGTGCCTCGTTCACACTTTCAACGTATTGTTAACTACATAAAACGAGCAAACAACCTAGAAAAAAACCTTGATAATTTCCTGTAATTTTTAATGTTGATCCTCTTTTTTTCATAAATATTCAAAAAGAAATATGAAACAAATTCATCCATTTTATAAATCATTTAAACCCTCCTTAATAAGTGATGTGTCAACTACGCCTATCTTTTCTCGAATTGTGACGTATTTCATTTAATTAATGTATATTTTTTCGTTTCCGTTGAGGTATAATTTACCTATAATGGAAAAGGAGTTTTAATAATGAGACAGAAATCTATTGCATTTCTTTCCTTCTAATTACGACCTCATGTCAAAACAAATATACAGGCAAATATACTAGGTTTGGAGAGAAAACAAATAGTAATACTACTGAATTATTAAAACAAAATGAAATACCATACAAAGTTAAAAATAGAATTATTCACATTCCTGAAGATGCTTTTGATAAAGCAATTATGTGTTGTTCATAAACTCTTAGACTGTCCTTTGATGACGGTCTTTTTTAAGTCACTATATCAGTCATAGACTACTTTTTTTCGAAATACGAACTAAAATTTAATTAAATAATCTATCAAAAAACCTTTGAATAGAACGCATATAACGAGTTTTACCAAAGCAATAACCAGCTAAAGCAGTCATTAGAATAATAGCAACATGTTCTGTAAGCCCGTATTCAAACAACGCATATAAAAACAGCAGCACCTCCTGGTATGATCAACGTATCAATTTAAGGAGGTGCTTTTTCATATGCCGCAGCAAAAACTCACAATCGTCCCCGTTACATTACATTCCGAAAACAAAAATACTTCTGCACCAAATCCAGTAGTGATTTCTCCAAATCCTACTTGCACGAT
It includes:
- a CDS encoding aspartyl-phosphate phosphatase Spo0E family protein, which gives rise to MNAVLFELLLLEQINLMKKKMVELSFSTGISSYETLTCSQELDNLLNLHMRHFSNKNKLSNAY